In Emys orbicularis isolate rEmyOrb1 chromosome 14, rEmyOrb1.hap1, whole genome shotgun sequence, the sequence TGACAGAATGCGATCACCAAATTGTGTCATGTTTGTGGAGATGAAGAATGGGATTAAACTCTGAATAAAGATTCCTTTTGAAGCATATTCGTAATGTAGTGCTCTACTGAAGTGGTCCAAGTAGGCCTGGTAAGATAAAAGCAGAAAATTAGGATTCCTCAATTTtgtatggggaggaggggggtaatAAAGTCTTGGTGTAAAGTATTATTAAAACTAGTATCTTGGACAAATATACTACTATTCTGTCAAAAGggttataaaaaaagaaaacctatATTTTGACATAAAtactagaaaaaaatccaaaatatgtttttatggCATGACCATGATTTCCAGTTTTCAGCATCTGTTTGTTTTCCAGCAAATTGTAGGAGACCCAGTTAATTAGTTTAAAGGTATGTCAATTTTAAAGACCCTTACTTCTGGCTGAACTTTTTGTTGTATTGAAACCTACTATTGGTGCAAACACTACCTGAATTtacaaccaaaatattttttctttaatacctattttttttccagtttacttAGTGCATTAGACAGCAGTGTGTGGCGTCATTTAGGTCCTGCTCCTGCAAAcattatacatgtgcttaacttttcaTGTGCACGTAGTCTCACTGAAGCGAACAGAAGTACTCGTGTGTAAAATTACACACATGCATGTTTACAGAATTAAGGCCTGGGCATGGCCCAAACACCTTCCTCAGCTCATTTTACTCCCCAATGTAAAAACTAACCTTTGGCATCATAAACCTGACAGTGGGGACTATGGAAATCAAGCACAGCACAATAAATAAGTTTGGCACACTCTTATCCTAGTAGTAACATTGCTGTAATGTTGTCTGCTGCACTGCTACCATAGTAAATGGTTCGTCAGATGCCTGCGATATCAGTGCAGTGCTGGTAACTAAGTGGACAGCAAGTACAATCCTGGATTCCCACATGTGCACATACTTTCTGCATTGTTCCATGACTCATGGGATTCTCTCCCACTGTTGCTCATGGGGCATAGTGGGGAAAAAGGGAGTCATCTTCCCTTCCCAAACTCACTCTGCTTGTGGAGGGGAAACAAACTAAACAttaacaaaacaacccccccaaaaaactttaaaaataaaaataatatgccTGAAGCAGAAACTGAACCTGCAATGTCAATAGCCCCACTAGTGCTTCTCTAACTCCTGGTAGCCTTGGccgtgatcctgcaaacacttagccTGTTAGTAgttcaactgaagtcagtgggattactcacatgcttaaaatgaaTAAAGTGTTTAAAGGATTGGGGCTTTCGTAATCCTACCCCTTCATGGGATCTTGTATGGAGGAGGCAGGAAGTCTCTGATACTAGTTCTATTGCTATCACGAGGATTTTGGTCACTTCTAAAacttctaggcactactgtaatattaaTATATGAAATTCCACATCTACGTAAGTGAGACATTAAGGCACATCCTTTTCTctaaattttgcaaaaaaaatagcACTTTACTGTTCTGAAACTGACATTTAATAAAGGATTAATTTAACAACAAAAAGAACTACCAGCAAGTAGCTACACTAAACTACTTTTAGAGGTTTACTATAATCCACAGCAAATTACTGGGAACACTTTGccacaaacttaaaaaaatagtgtTATATGAGAACCTGAGTGTCTCATGTTTTAGCTAGGTAGAATAGATCTTAAAACATCTGAAATGACCTGGGACTTGCCCTGTGGGGGTGCCTAGAGGGGAGAGGCAGAGAATGAAGTCCAgagccttccctctccctctgtaGGATGAAGGCACAGTCCTTGTGCTTCAGACGGCCCAGGCTAGCATCATTTGTGACACCAGCCATTCTAAATGGACCAACAGGTAAAGCCATTTTTTGTATAGCATTTACCAAATGGtgccctgatccatgactggcgCTCTTAGcagtaccacaatacaaataaatagcctCACGCCCCTCTGCACAAGCTAGTGAAGCTCAATTGGCATGGTAAGGTTAAGCACATTCTGCACCCTGGCTTACCTTGGAGGCTGAATATGCTGCCATCTGTGGTGTGGGTTTGCAGCAGCATCCAGAAGAAACATTCACAATCGCACCTCTTTTCTTCTGTACCATCCCTGGCAGCACTATATGCACCATCATGTTAGCGGCAGCAATATTTACATTGACAATTTCCCATAGTTTGTCCTCAGACAACCTGGTAAAATATTCCGGGTAGGTATAAAACACTCCTACATTATTCACCAAAATCCCAATGTCTTTGTCTCTGAGGGCTTCCTTAATGGAAGAGTAAATCTCACGACCTTTGCTGAAATCTGCTACTATAACAGCAGTTTCAACTTTATAGGTTTCAGTTATGTCTTTAGCTACGGCCTCCAGCTTCTCTTTGCTCCGGCTGATTAAGATAATGTTGATGCCACGGCTTGCCAGTTCTTCAGCATAGGCTTTTCCAATGCCAGCTGTGCTACCTACAGTAGAAAGTAAGATAGTAATGTGGAGATACAGCAGCTAATATGGTGACCCCAGTTTTCTGTTTCCACTTTTATTTCATTATGATATTGTTCCCCCTCAAGGTGATAAGAAATAAGTGATCAGCCCTGATCTCAATAAAACCATGCCAGAGAGAGACTTGTCTGTTACAATCAGTTAAAACCCCAAATCATAAAGTAGTAAATGTAACTATGAGAGTGGCGTAGGGTTTAGAACACAGGATTAGAAGACTGAGGCAAGTCTAGTGAAGAGAGTATGTCAGAGGTGCAAATTTTACCCTGAGCCAAATATGAGTGCTTTGTGAAAGTCGATATACACAGAATGTGAACAAGATAGTGGGTACATATCTGCCTGCCATTCTGCTCCACCAGTAGTCACTTTTCAACTAGAGGTCTCTGCTCATCTTCTTAGATGTCAACAGCTTCTGATCAGAGTCTGATCAGACACGCAGAAGCAGCAGAATCGCTAAGTAAAGGAAAAAGAATGGCAGAATCCAGTAATATCTGCATGGAAAGAGGTTGTGTCAGATTGTAAGAGCatgactgaagtcagtaggactccCTAAGCTCTGAGACACTGGATCCTCTATTTAAAAGGGATGAAAACTATTGCTGGAGAGTTTAATTGTCAATGCTGTTATTTCAGGGCCAGTATTTACTATGAAAGGTCCAGATTCATCTGAAAAATAGCTCCACAAAATACAGTAACATATATCACCAACGGGTAGATAATTACTAAGGGCAAGGAGGGGAAAAGCATCTTTCAAATCAAACACAAGTACGACTGGCTTTCAGATAAAAATAACAGACACACTGTTGCGTTCTCTTACCAGTGACTACAGCCCATCTTCCATACTGCTTGACAAAATCAGCCCTGCTCACCAGCTTGGGGATGAAATGCAACCTGATCAAGCTGTAAGAATCACACACAAGAGCGAAGCATTTTCTGGCCACATACCAGGCTCCAACTAAAGCCAGTGCCTCCATATAAGAACTGCAGGAACGACCAATCTCCCTATACAAGAGGTAGAAACTGTCAACTGCAGCCATGGCAATCAGAAatctaaaaaagaaaacacaggtGATATATAAGCAATTATCAAACCCCCTCTGTTTAGCAGAACACAAATATTACACTGACCATAGCTTTAGAACACAGAATAATCTGATTGAAATGAGGTGGAATTTTATTCTTTTTGTACTGATGTTTAGTAACATTTCAAGATGGAAGGAAGCCAGGACACCAACACAGAACCATGCAACTGTCGAACATTTGGAAAGTCCACTGTTAACATCAGCAGTCTGACTTTCCTTTTCCCATAATGTAAGCCAGTTTATCACCACCTCCCCACAAAATAAGATTGTTTCAAATCCACCCTACTTAAAATCCTGATCTATAGTTCATCTTTTCTTGGCTTCTTGATTGCAACGCTTCCccagacagcaacaaaaatgaaaaaggtttagaaaacctgacctattaggaaaggtaaaaaaaatctgtgcatatttagtcttgagataAGACGACTAATGGGGGACCTGATAGCCTTCACATATGTTACAAAGAGGATgttgatcaattattctccatgccTAGTGAAGGTAAGGCAAGAAGTAAggggcttaatctgaagcaaggaAGATTTTGGTTAAATATTTGGAAAATCTTTCTAAtgataagggtagttaagcactagaatagccttccaggggaggttgtggaatccccatcattggaggtttttaagaacaggttggagaaatacctatcagggatgggctatgtttacttggtcctgcctcaggacagaggactggactccatcctttccagccctacatttctatgattcttggtGTCCCAAGTCCTATCTCCAGACTGTCACATGAATGATGATTTCACCCATCCTACTGCATGTTCCCCACATGGGCAATCCCCTACAACACCTCTAATTCCCTATTACCTCCAAGATCAAAACTGCAGTCCTTGTTTTGAAGACACTACATGGCCTTGCACTGGCCTCGCGCTCATTTCTTCATGCCTACTTCTGCTCATTCTGCACCTACCTCTTCTTTCTGtcccagcccccaccaatttCACCACGATTGGTGCAAAATCCTTCTACTTTGCTACTCCAACTACCTAAAATTGTTTCCCTTTATCtatcacctccccaccccccatttggcTTTCCATTTCTTTTCAAATCTCAGGTGAAAAGATCACTTTCATCCCTCCTATGTATTATTTAATTTCCTCTCTGCTATTGTTTTGGATTTATCTCTGTAATTGTATTATTTACTCCTGTGAAGCATTTTGGGCATGTGGGACAttcaggcttggcagaattcaatttttatttttttctaattttgacagataacatcaatgtttatttttaagctttttttctatttttatcaactTACATTTTCATAGTTTCACAAAATTTGgggtttaaagattttttttattacctaTTTATATCTGCACAGTAGCAGGAAAGTGTTGGggtgtcagacaattatttaacaaCAGCCTCTAACAAGTTCTCAAGAAGAATTTCTCTTAGTTTGCTAATCTTTAAATTTCACTGATCATCTACGGAAATACTGTTTAGTCAGTTTGTGTGTGGTGAAATAGATACccacatttaccgataaaaatctaatctttcccaGCCTAAAAATGCTACATACAGCATATAGTTGCAACATATTGTACTCCTACAAGTGCTTGTAAAATGTTTTGCCTATGAACATTATTTTCTGCTGCTGTGATTGCAACACATAGGAACTGGCAAGAGATTAGGATTAGAAACAGGGAGTTAGAATTCCACAACAGGATAAAGAAGTTTATGTGAACCACTCCTCTCCATTAATTAAAGACATGCACAGTTCAGTATTTGTATAGTTACTTGCTAATTATGGGATGCATATACTGTAGCTTGGATTCAGAAAATACTGTGGAAAGAGAT encodes:
- the HSDL1 gene encoding inactive hydroxysteroid dehydrogenase-like protein 1 isoform X1; its protein translation is MDVFLIAMAAVDSFYLLYREIGRSCSSYMEALALVGAWYVARKCFALVCDSYSLIRLHFIPKLVSRADFVKQYGRWAVVTGSTAGIGKAYAEELASRGINIILISRSKEKLEAVAKDITETYKVETAVIVADFSKGREIYSSIKEALRDKDIGILVNNVGVFYTYPEYFTRLSEDKLWEIVNVNIAAANMMVHIVLPGMVQKKRGAIVNVSSGCCCKPTPQMAAYSASKAYLDHFSRALHYEYASKGIFIQSLIPFFISTNMTQFGDRILSNKFFCVPSAKVYAHHAVSTLGISRRTTGYWIHSIQLLLVRYMPEWFWVWSMQNLNSALRRDALSHRIY
- the HSDL1 gene encoding inactive hydroxysteroid dehydrogenase-like protein 1 isoform X2, coding for MAAVDSFYLLYREIGRSCSSYMEALALVGAWYVARKCFALVCDSYSLIRLHFIPKLVSRADFVKQYGRWAVVTGSTAGIGKAYAEELASRGINIILISRSKEKLEAVAKDITETYKVETAVIVADFSKGREIYSSIKEALRDKDIGILVNNVGVFYTYPEYFTRLSEDKLWEIVNVNIAAANMMVHIVLPGMVQKKRGAIVNVSSGCCCKPTPQMAAYSASKAYLDHFSRALHYEYASKGIFIQSLIPFFISTNMTQFGDRILSNKFFCVPSAKVYAHHAVSTLGISRRTTGYWIHSIQLLLVRYMPEWFWVWSMQNLNSALRRDALSHRIY